In the Pocillopora verrucosa isolate sample1 chromosome 4, ASM3666991v2, whole genome shotgun sequence genome, CACACATCCATGCAGCTATACCTTTGCCATAGAAAACCAGTTCCATGCAACTACGAAAATACGTTGACAGAAACTTGTCTATTTAAAAGTAGctttgatagcttttttttctaactaCTTCGATAGTTTCCTTAAATAAACTTCACGGAACCGTCTCTCGAAAGTCTTGGCACTTACTTGTCTCCAAAAAGTTGATTTTTGTTGGTCTCGTTCACATTCAAGATCGAGTCATGGATAGGTTCGAGAATCAGTCAGTCAGGAAATTAAACCAAATGTTTTAGTTGTTTAAGTCAAGACTAACAATTCTGGTTCCTAGATTTAGATTGAAAATATGGTTCCAGGGCCGTAAGGTTACCGACACCTTCGAGAAACGAGCCTCTGCAAATTTCTGTTAACATCATAAGTTAATTGCATCCATTCTTACTAAAGTAAGTTGGTCTGAAACGAGAAGATTAGCCCATTATGAGAAGTAATTTACGTACCGTATTAAGCTCTCCAAATGTATTCTTCATGGAAGATGTCATCATATATCCATGCTTGCTACGTCCACCGTAGCAAACAATAAGTAAAATTAACAAGTACAGTAGGTACGATACTATATCCCGAAGAGCTTGGTACATATACATCTCCCTCATTCGAGCGGCTCTTTCGCGacgtaattttctctttgttaagggttttgatgttttattttcttctttttcgaCCTCATCATAGTCTAGCCCACCAACTTTAATATCTTCGAGATTAACCTGTGTGTCTACAGGGCTAGAAATCCAGGGAGACCTATCAGGTCCCCTTTTGAAAAGATGAGGCAGTATAAAAGCAACGACGATGATTTGCGTTGGTTCTGTTACAAATAAGTCCAACAAAATTGACATTGCAACCGAAATAAGCCACTGCTCACTTCTATCTGCACCCCACTGTAGACTGTAGAAGATAACAAAAGCCGCCGCACAAGTTGAGAGGAGAAAACACAAGAGCCAAGGAACGCAAATAAACCAGCGTGGAAAAGAAAACTCGCGTTTTATCTCGCTAAATTTCGTCCTTGCGTTGGTTTTGAGAGCCATTTGCTTATTCTCATTCGAAGATCGAGTACGAGCAAAAAGTTGCACACTCAAAGTATAGGCAGGAAATACAACCATAAGGCTTTCCACTCCAATGATGAACTCTCTGAAGTTTACAACAAAACGACCCAACCTTAGCGATCCCTGTGTGTCGTCCATCGTTGTTCTATGTTCGTAAAACATCGCACTGGTTAGCATAATTGTCAGCAATAATACCAGACAGCAAGATAAACGTTGCACGCGACTAAATCGATATCTTGGTGGTCTTGCAGCGACAGAAAACCACAAATGTAAATCACTGACTTCTTCAGCAATTCTGTTCTGAACATACGAGGAAAAATCAATTCCTCTGTCATCCGCTGTTGTGAAACGAAAGGTACGATCTATTAACCCATCACCTTTATCAACTGCCAGCCACGTAAAACATACAAAGTTCCTTTGTATCTTACTGAACAGATCGCTAACCTTGATCTGATTCAAAAACCATGATGGACTGGTGCCTGCATTGTCATGCCATACTCGAACAGATTTTATGGTGCCAATGTCGACAGGAATGGAAATAACGAAGGAAATAATACTCCCTCTTGCAAAAGGAATACACGAATCGTGCTTCAAATGGTACGGTCGACTGGTACCTAACTCTCCCTCCAGTACAATAAAAACGTTGGCAGTGGTTCCCGAGTTTCGCCAGATGCCCGTAAATACCTGAACCTCGACGAAGTGAGACCAAGGTACGGGTACTCCTATGAGTGCCCTCTCGCCCACCTTCAAGGGGAGGGAGGAGAACTGGTCAAAGTATGTTCAAAATGGACACAAACTGTAACTataatggaataaaatgaatttttaaaggACATCATCTTTATCTGCGACCATCATTTAAGAGTGCAAATAAGCTATATTCCCGACCACTTTCAGCTAACCTTGTACGTGGTTTAGTGTTTACCTTTACTACATATAGCTTCCACttgatttcaaacattttttcaagtgACAAATAAGTTCTCTGTAAAGGGTTTATATACTCGCTCTACCGTAGCTGAAATTGACTATCATTGATTTCGACAGCATTTCATATAGCATGGCTAGCGTCACACAACCGAAGTCACCtttcaactttcatttctcGCACCATTTCTTTTGATCCCCCCAAAAATGGCTCAGTTGGCATTCTCAActtgaacattttccttttaacttgAGTTGAGACTGCCAGTCTCTGCCATTATTTCGCCTAACGATCGGAGAAGATTCGGCGAcggaaaaattgcaattcaaACTTGGAAATGTTGGCTAATggatagttttctttttttgcgatAACACTAAGCTTACCCTCGTTAAGTAAAATTAATCGGATAGCAaagaaagaaccaatcagctgtGTGACTGATAAGGGGATTAGGAGCTTGCAATCAGTAATCCAAGGCTCACTGGGCGCGATTTAGTAAGAGGTCAGTTGTCTTTTTGGCCGCACATATTGGTAATGATCAAAGAATTACATTTTTACCTTCACGAGATCAAGTTTGTCATTCCGTCTAGCCCATAGTAGCAATCCCAGGTAGAGACCAAACACACAGCCAACTGCTATTGTAACAGCTAAGTTTCCACTATTCGGTAAGCGAACCAGCTCTGTGAAAACCTTATCAAAATCGATGGGAGTGGGCGCCAAAAGTAACTGACCTCCAAAAGCACTCAGGTGATTACAAGAGCAATGTATATAATCTTGAGTTGTCACTTCGCTTACCTGCAATGAAACAGTTTCCATCAACAGTTAGATTCACCGTTATTACATTACATGGAAGAAAGCGAACTCGTTTGGTCGAGTCCAGGGATAGTGACATTAGAAAGCTGATCTCTGATGCCGCCCCGGAAAGTACAAAAGTTCAACAAAATCTGCTGTCAACGAGCGATCTGAAAATTAATGGGAGGGTTATCAAATAAGTCAATTTCGCTCTGGTTTCTGGCATGTCGGTTGATAATATCCTTCGCTGAGAGATTTTCCTCAAATTTCACATGTGCCCTCGAAGCTTTGCTTCTTGGCCAAATCCCTATTTTCAGACAGTCTCAGCCGCGACCATTATCAGCAGACATACTAGCCTCTTGAGGGGGTTTATTCAATAGATAGAACGTCGCATGGTTTACAGTTTACAACAAAGTTTATAGTAACTTCTCATGTTTCACCTTGCATCCGTCAGAAGTCCATTGCGATATTTCCGCGTTCCAGTACAGACAGGCAGCCGGCATCACTTGTATGGTGTAATTTTCATCTCCTTCCCAGTACTGAGGTACAATGAAACTTGCACCCTTAGTGGGCGGTTCTTTGTACTGCACACATGATTCCTTTGAGCAGCGTCTAACTCGAGAGATCTCAGAAATTCTTGACACGGCTGTAAGACTAATGAAGTAATAACCAGGACCTTTGCTCTCTACAAATTTCTGGTTCATGAAGACTTTGTAAGGATCGCGTGAACAGTTGACATAACCATCTGGAATTTTATCGCAAGACGAAAGGTCAGGTATTGTTAAATTCAAGTCACTGTTACTCACAGAAGAGCGCTCTCCATACTTAACAGTCACTAAAAACTTTGTCTCATTGCTTTCTGGACGAATCTCTAACATCAAGGACATCCCACTTTGGTTGACATTTACCTTATAGAAAACGGTTCTGTTGGCTCCAACGAAATGAGACTGAGAAGCGTTTGTGAATTTCTGGAGGTTCTGAAGTCTTATACTGATTGGTGCTGTCAGTTCTGTCGTATTCAGGAATTGCCCAGAACTGTTCTTAAGTTCAAGGCTTGAAACTGCAGTCGTCACTCTTGAGCCTAAGGGGTCCCAAGAGAAAGGTGTAAAGTCCGTTGTTACCATCTGCAGACATAGAGAAAAGAACTCATGATTTGCAATAGTAAACGGCTCTCAAAGCAGTTTGTTCGAGAGTCCACAAAGAATTGGTTGGATAGGTCTCGAGCAaggtacagtcgaacctgtattaagcggccaCTCACAGGAAAGATGCAGTGGTCGCTTTTAACCTGCACTTAAATACAGGTTGACCACTAGTTTAGGATATTATTACGTTTACAGAatcttgctcaaaaatactactagTGGAACAATAAAAACAGGCTGTTGAGACTTGGTAAAGGGTAACCGCGATCGCTTAAtggaggtgaaaattacagtgattaaggagaaacaaattcgggactttgacaactaACCGCTTAATACAGTGCCGCTCCATACAAGTTCGACTGTAGCAGTTTTCCCGCTTTGTGACAACAGGGTTTGCCATGTCGAAAAACTGAAGTTAATAATACGTTATTTAACGAACAATATAGGGTGAAGTTTGATTTTGTGTAGccttgtttcaaagaaaacatgtttcattaaaaatttccgGGTGTATGCTGATGCATTGTTCTGAGTGTACTGTCCTTTCGCCGCCATCAAAATGACAACTTAGAAGTGTCAAGGAGGAAGCCTCATGTAAAAGGACACACCCATAAAGGTAATTCACTTACCAGCCCGAACATCACGGCGCGCTCTTCAACTTTAATAGATGCGCTATATTCGCAATGAAGTTATGTGATGCACAATCAATAGTTCTTGTACCTACCTGGCTATCTACAAACTGGGTAACATTAGCCAACTGGATGGCTATTGAAGTTAGCTGAAAACTATTTCCTTTGTCTGTCAAAACAGTCCTGGCGAGCATTTCCGGCTCCTCTCGCAACAGTAACAGAGACATGGTGTTGGCTGTAAGCGTTTTCTGCTCCTCACCAACGAGAGTTCGGGACAAGAGGATACTTCCGACCTCTCTCAAAGCTCTGAGTATGCTCTCAACGTGAATTCGAGCCTGAAATAAAACACCAATAAAAAACAGTGGCCGCTGTCATCTTTATTTACTAATAGCTTACAACagctattttaattttcatttcggtAACGTGAGGTGCCAATCCAATGTCCATAATTTTACTATCAAACTAACAATCACGATTTGAGCGCTACTTTTCAAAGTAGGTAAATTTAACTTAAAGTATCTCTAATACCCGGAAATGTGGCAAGGATTTGATCTTGCGTCTAATATTCCTTTACTTTATTGcggtttattttcatttactaCCTTGGTTTTGAACACGTATTTCTGAACGGTTCTTTACCTGTAGCTGGGCGTCAGAAGTATCTCTTTCGCTCCTTCTGGCCCATAAATACGGCGAAGAAATTCTTGACCTGAATGATAACATTCGGCTCTTACGTGAGAGTTGGTCATCTGTAGTTATGAAGAAGGCTTTGATGTGAGACCTTTTCTGCGAATGCGAATCGTACACGCTAGCTTTATGTGATGCTACTCTAAGAATGGTACCAAGACCATGAACAAGACTCTTTGCACCATCTAAAAGCAGGTCGTATCTTTCCCCTGCTGTTCTCTCCACCTTCAAAACTGAAGTCATTTTTTCAAGCGTATCCGTTGCATCTTTCTGCAGGAGAAATATTCAAAGGAACAGAATATGAACTcactaattttatttatttcagctTAGGAAGTGATCCTCGTTTGATACCAAGTTATTAAATCACCTGCGCTTCGACGGTAACCTCGTCAATGATCGAGCTGGCAGAGGCAATCGCATTTGACACTTGCTGAACTCTAACGACTGTATCTACCGGGATAGCGGACAATAGCTGTATAATGTGTGATTTCATCTATATAAATTGAAAGAAGACACGAGGTGAGCTTAAGTGTTCAAAAcggctgaaaagaaaaaaagaaaaaaaagcgaatgAACGaggagggtaagtttctaaagaaactgtggttctgcgtctgtgggagagtgtaacaggtaattaagtattatcaattgagttgataacgtaaattggccacagtaaagagtttccaagctgacgtttcgagccttTTCATCATTCGCTGACAaagggcgaacgctcgaaacgtcagttttgaaaatctttactgtggccaatttacgctatcaactatgttgataatactaaattaccctgaaaaaaatcagaggtAATGGTCTTAATAGGTATGGCCCCTTTTCAATTGAAGAGGTAAGCGACAAAGCGAGCCAAAGAGGCAATTGCCACTTTCTGAGACGCAATACGGTGTTCTGAAGAGTCTTTTTGGTAATTATGAAACCATTGAGGGATAACTTCATCAGAGCGGAAGTTTATCAGCTCACCAGATCGCCATTACAAACTTTAAAATCTTGGCGAAGGTAGGCACTGTGCAACGGAAGTGTTGTTTCCGAAAAACCCTGCTCGGCTATGCACTGTAAGTAGAACTGTAATCCAGGCTGACAACGATGCACCTTAACCATGCCCCTCTGATAACTAAATTACTGAAAATGTACATAATCAAACCTTTAAGAGAGTTTTTTTCAGAGGTTTCACATGAAGAGTCTGGAAGTCGTTAAACAAAGTAAATCGTTACCATAATTCGTTTCTCTGTCAACTCCAGGGCTTGACTTTCCGTTGTTTTTGAAAGTGCAATGGCATCAACGACTGAAATGGCAGCCGCCGTCAATTGTAGAGCACGTGGCACGTCACCCGACTGAATTAGATAATTCAGCTCACTCTCATCCCCAGTTGTGAGGTTTATGACAATTTCTGAGAGGTCTGCTTGTTCAATGCTGGGTTCTAAGacctaaaatcaaattaaatacaGCAACCTACTTATAGTTAATAGTTAACAAGAGTTACATCATCTCATTATGATAGAAAGTGTTGAATGAAATGAATATCATGGTGGCACAGAAAAAAAGTGATGAACATGCAACACTGTTTGCGTTTCCGTTTCTTACCTGTACGGGAGTTGTCACTTCAGTGAATACTCCCAGCATGTTAGTCACTCTCACGCGAAAGTCGAtagtaaagttatttttcttttccccaGCAGGAAGTTTGGTTGTTAAGCTAGTTTTAACTCCTTTGTATGCCACATTAATAAGATTGTTGTTCGTGAGATAAATAAATTCATACTGCAACTGGAGATCTGGATCCTGCCAATTATCACAAACAAAAGTAAACTCTGTTATAAGAGCGACTCCTGATATTTGGCTCACATTGCATACTCCTCCAACAGGGGAACTGTTTGAGGTCACGTGGTACTCGGAATACCCGCGGTATCCACCTGATCGCTGTGCTGTCAAGATAAACTTATACCTGGTATCCGGTGTCAACACTCCAGGCCTCGTGACGAGAGATTTTGATGAAACTCGAGTACTCATCAACTCTTGTATTTCTGAAATTTCCGTCCACTGAGAGCTATTGGAGGAGTTAttcaagttttttaaaactgtccACTTGAAGATAAGGTTACCATGACATGAGGTACCTGTACACATGCCCTGTAAAGCCATTCTCCCAGATGGGTTTTGTTTGGCATCGCAGTTTTCAAGACACCTACGGGTCATTTAGGTAACGCAGTTAAAACAGATTCACTTCTTGACACCCAGACTCAAATCTGCACTTAAAAAGGGTGACATCTGTGACATCTACGGCTGAACCTACATTAGCGGCCACCACTCTAATTTAACCACTTTTTCCCTGATCCTAAGTTTAATTcgctcaagaaaaaaatcaaagaacatTCCCAATAATGAAAGCCATCTTTCTCTGAAACAGATGTACACAGTACTTATCAAGCCTAGctcgttttgctttgtttcgtGATTTGAGTAACATCTTTATTTGTTCTGAACATCATCTTGGGctgactattttttttgttttagcatACTTAGATACGCAATTGTTGTCATGTGTGTAAGCCTAATTTTACCAACAAAAGTAAATGATGATTTACTCTGGGAAATTGTCGCGGTTATTTTGAAGATTTAATGAAAGCTTAAAGGACATATACTACGGTAACTTACAGGTGAAGTTCAACCGCGAGGTTCTTATCTTTCTCATACCTGATTTGCACTTCCGGTGGATCGCCTGCAACGATAAACACTTCCTGAGTGTACTCAGCTTGCCTTTCATCCTTTGTAACCAAAACTGTTATGAAGTATGAGGTGTTTTCTGTCATAAGACTGTTGTTCACTCTAAGTTCATGTCCAACAGATTCTTCATCATCAGCCCTATAGTAACATCCTGCTTCAGCTGGTTTATTAACATCCAGCGGTGACCCTTGTTTGCATAGCCATGTAAAATTGAGGCCTACGATAGCAGCCGCATAGCATGGCATAGAATAAATAATGCAAAAATTCGGTCAGTTTGACTGAGccaacaattatttttattcttcCTGAATGCCCAATAGGTTACACTTACTTTCATTTCCCTATGCATGCAAGGCTTCATCCTTAATCTATTTCCTGATGACTCTTTAAAGTTTGTCAACAGACATTAAAATAATATCTTATTACTGACctgaaaatttttgattttcctCATCAGGATCATATGAAAGGGATGCATCAAAAGTGAAGGAGCTTTTTAGTCCTCTAGCGACCTTGCTTCCTCCAGCAATGGAAGCAACTAAAGGGCTACTCACCACCTTGAAATAACCCTGACTGACCCCAAACACTGCTGTTCCTATGATGCTTACATTGAGTTGAACCAAAAATTCACCCACTGGCAACAAGCGTGGAGTGATGTGCAATTCTGAGAAGCTATTCCTTGAAAGAAGTGGTGTATCTCCTTCACCCAGTTGGTAAACACGCCAGAGGAACATTgttgcaaaggaaaaattacagttCAGTTTGACTTCAGATTGTACTATAAACTGGTTTGATCTGTGAAAGCTCCAGtgtgaagaaaaatttggtGAGATATTTAGCAAGTTCACATGTGGGCTGTGACATCGAATGtctgattgaaaaaaacaacaataaacagTTATAATTTGAAAATACCGCAATTAAGGAGTATTAGAGACTTAACCACTGGGTGAGCGATAATGGGCATAAGCTTAGTTGCTAATTAGTTGCAGTCTTTACCAGTACCAGGCAAAATTGCAGTGGGGGAGCTGGGGAGATAAATGAGAGTTGCAGAGAACAATTCATTAAGTAGTAGAGTGTGCCACGACTTTTGCCATTTATTTTACAATTCCCACCCATGAGCTTTGTAAATAACCACCAAAACTTGGAAATGGGCCATTACCCCAATTTCAAGTGGCTGACTCACCCTAAGTTCAGGAAAAAGTGACTTAAATTGACAGAACATAATCAGCTGCTGATAAAGTATTCTCTACTATTGTTCCAATGTCAATTTaacctgaagaagactagcagtatgcagtcgaaacgtcgcgatctacatcacacgtgatTACATCgagagacaaacgaaaaaccgGGTTGATCTAAATGTTACCATAGAattttgtgacacaaagctATCACAGTATAAAGTACATCACCATATTTTATAAAGTTTCTTTCTCAACTTGTGTATAATTATGCACATAATGTACAActtatttttgattaaaatttaatgtaaacTTAACTTAATTATGGAAGGAAAATGTGGTAACAAAAATGAGTCTCACTTGGCATATGTAGTCACATGGGCCTAAGAGCAATTTAGGATTAATTCCAcgttgatttttaaatttataaaaaagatTGCCAAGTTGTGAAGCAATAGAAGCTCTTTTTAGAACATTAAAAATACAAGCGTAATTTAATTCTTAACTGCAAAAGGTTACATGTGAACACTTGTTTTTCACATTAAGGGTAAACTTTTTGAAAGACTATTGTTAATGTGCAGATCATCCACGTTGCGGTTCTAGGACATCTGATCAATGTCACTATAAATGTTACTCAACTGAACCAGCCGTCCAATCGTCTCGGTGAACAAATGAtgctcaaagtaaaaaaaaaatcaaaagaaccTTGTTGCCAACTTTCAATTCAGTAAGTCGCTTCTGGCAATTAAAAAACTAATTCAACATCATTCTTTGCTCATTTACGTTTTCAGATTTGAAGTCGTCTAGTCTTTGCGTAGAGCTGAGTGTTCCGAGTTACATTTTGAAATACTGAAGTTCCTCTATCTCGTAACCTTTTTTCTAGCACTGAGGTTGGTTAGCTCtgggaaaaaattttattggCTGCTTTTCTCACATTCTGATCTCCTCTCCATTTTCGTgctataaaaaaattgaattaaggcTACGATCAACGCTAACACTGCGTGGCTTTCAAGTTCATCATTTTAGCCACCTCTATAAACCCACTGTCAAATATTCTAGACCAAATGAGAATTCacttattttggttttatcattttcactcttttaaGTAAGTTctttaataaaaacattattgGCTTCAACAAGACAGGAGGCATTTGTATCATTGCAACAAAGTTATATCGTCAAATTTCAACAACAGCCCCTCATTTCTTTGCAAATATTAACAAATCAGAATCAAGCAATCACACCCTTTTGCTTACCACAAGTGCCCTCAACATTgacagaaaatgcaaaattttgtaattttgttcaGTATGCTAGAAATGCATTTAATTAGATTCATTAGTTTATCCCTTGACTTATAAACATGTAGCCTCTAAAATTAAACGCAGTTAAATGCAGTTTAAAGGAGTTAACAGCAAAGAGCATCGGCGTTCTCTAGTAGTCAGTGGTTTTTTTGCACATGCACATGCTTCAAAATTTCATGTGCTCTTCGTTTTAGGCGTTCTTGCATGTGCTTTGAGCGTGAACTTGCAGCGTTGTGTGGAGTGGCAGCTCATCGTCCTGGCAGTtttccccaccccttccctccctctttccatTGTTTATTCAGTGTGATGGGTGCTGTTTCCCTTTCCTGTGTGGGGGCTCATGGTtgggttgccaggatttgcCAGCCATGAGAGAAGTCTCCATCTAGGAGCTGGCTGCCAATAGTGGAAGCACCCAACCTCCACTTAGCTATGCAGTTGTTAATGTTTG is a window encoding:
- the LOC131775868 gene encoding polycystin-1-like protein 2 gives rise to the protein MRKLSLVKVVFIVFMKAVIMENSNDGVPSVAPEGLQLVEKSSTSIIVKWKPIPANLTNGHLSGYKIKYKKVFSMAYSYLTWNSDSLTQANISDLEKTTMYEVYVAGFTEAGTGPYSARLRAITSGDSPCDSDPCLNGGTCVTSPIPSINSFNCECATGFTGEICSFFTSDIRCHSPHVNLLNISPNFSSHWSFHRSNQFIVQSEVKLNCNFSFATMFLWRVYQLGEGDTPLLSRNSFSELHITPRLLPVGEFLVQLNVSIIGTAVFGVSQGYFKVVSSPLVASIAGGSKVARGLKSSFTFDASLSYDPDEENQKFSGLNFTWLCKQGSPLDVNKPAEAGCYYRADDEESVGHELRVNNSLMTENTSYFITVLVTKDERQAEYTQEVFIVAGDPPEVQIRCLENCDAKQNPSGRMALQGMCTGTSCHGNLIFKWTVLKNLNNSSNSSQWTEISEIQELMSTRVSSKSLVTRPGVLTPDTRYKFILTAQRSGGYRGYSEYHVTSNSSPVGGVCNVSQISGVALITEFTFVCDNWQDPDLQLQYEFIYLTNNNLINVAYKGVKTSLTTKLPAGEKKNNFTIDFRVRVTNMLGVFTEVTTPVQVLEPSIEQADLSEIVINLTTGDESELNYLIQSGDVPRALQLTAAAISVVDAIALSKTTESQALELTEKRIMMKSHIIQLLSAIPVDTVVRVQQVSNAIASASSIIDEVTVEAQKDATDTLEKMTSVLKVERTAGERYDLLLDGAKSLVHGLGTILRVASHKASVYDSHSQKRSHIKAFFITTDDQLSRKSRMLSFRSRISSPYLWARRSERDTSDAQLQARIHVESILRALREVGSILLSRTLVGEEQKTLTANTMSLLLLREEPEMLARTVLTDKGNSFQLTSIAIQLANVTQFVDSQMVTTDFTPFSWDPLGSRVTTAVSSLELKNSSGQFLNTTELTAPISIRLQNLQKFTNASQSHFVGANRTVFYKVNVNQSGMSLMLEIRPESNETKFLVTVKYGERSSVSNSDLNLTIPDLSSCDKIPDGYVNCSRDPYKVFMNQKFVESKGPGYYFISLTAVSRISEISRVRRCSKESCVQYKEPPTKGASFIVPQYWEGDENYTIQVMPAACLYWNAEISQWTSDGCKVSEVTTQDYIHCSCNHLSAFGGQLLLAPTPIDFDKVFTELVRLPNSGNLAVTIAVGCVFGLYLGLLLWARRNDKLDLVKVGERALIGVPVPWSHFVEVQVFTGIWRNSGTTANVFIVLEGELGTSRPYHLKHDSCIPFARGSIISFVISIPVDIGTIKSVRVWHDNAGTSPSWFLNQIKVSDLFSKIQRNFVCFTWLAVDKGDGLIDRTFRFTTADDRGIDFSSYVQNRIAEEVSDLHLWFSVAARPPRYRFSRVQRLSCCLVLLLTIMLTSAMFYEHRTTMDDTQGSLRLGRFVVNFREFIIGVESLMVVFPAYTLSVQLFARTRSSNENKQMALKTNARTKFSEIKREFSFPRWFICVPWLLCFLLSTCAAAFVIFYSLQWGADRSEQWLISVAMSILLDLFVTEPTQIIVVAFILPHLFKRGPDRSPWISSPVDTQVNLEDIKVGGLDYDEVEKEENKTSKPLTKRKLRRERAARMREMYMYQALRDIVSYLLYLLILLIVCYGGRSKHGYMMTSSMKNTFGELNTISNHFNTWNWLRDVLVPGLFEDGKDVTSNSSRLYIGDGDAVLVGMPRLRQLRVKEGSCDVSIQELTTSLNSCVATYTFNNEDKTSSLGKKWRLFSSFRNESLVSLPQVCPSAWHYSSAQQTLNIPLWGKLHLFNFYGEGGYLAELGYDKNNALNVISELNLFDWIDRFTSALIFECAVFNSQVNLFSVIWILTEFSPSGLVVSNHVIHTIHIYDIGGGYSTVTITCQLLLVVYIIYFVIKETRKMIMGIRLYFSRFINWVEILQTISVIFFLIAHIMKETELFATSAKLEKNTFQFISFDWGVLLQDLETVFLSLLMFLNTLKLLYLLKFNPRVRHLFHVMRGSARELIHCSVVFAVFMFGCIHVGYILFGRELYSFSSPFLILQSLLVEGVIGGGVDYFNDCCTVIGPVYFTALKLGLNLIGINIFVSVLVYNYGRIRELSRGKFGLGHLVTMKMKELLSCVGDRSGANEDEPAHDLPNKEIDEDILPEAAEILARLDRINHLLNVQYAEEFCEDLELFSLWFDLHMQARKSKDLQENWFDVPESFESAEEEDKVEAKG